A stretch of the Filimonas lacunae genome encodes the following:
- a CDS encoding DUF5682 family protein, which translates to MVHVLGIRHHGPGSASNVKAFLEATKPDIVLVEGPPEADDILSWVGNEAFQPPVAILVYQSDNLQRSVFYPFATFSPEWQAIQYARQNNIPVRFMDMPVYHVFALQQQVEDKAKLVGAEPPLDAVPGARPDPADVQALQPQPEGGVSPVQANEPVTVNEQAPAAAPIPAVAETPEEALMALHPLMELSAVAGYNNSDRWWEHMFEYRTNNEQVFEAVSEAMHAAREAAPPERDTNELLREAWMRKIIRQAQKEMYTEVAVICGAWHVPALTSMPAAKEDNELLKGLPKVKTECTWIPWTYSRLSYYSGYGAGIESPGWYQHIWQYPHDDGSRWMAKVAQLFRQKQMDTSVAHIIESVRLAQSLAALRELPRPGLEELNEATLSVVCNGDAMLMQLIHDELIVSNVLGAVPAAIPKPPLQADIEKWQKKLRLPAGADWKDYTLDLRKENDLERSIFLHRLQVLDIQWGKRSEVSGKGTFKEQWRLQWNPSFAIEIIDKGVWGNTVEAAAAAYVQHLAADAGSLRELCNLLEDALPAELPQAVEKLIHRVSNLSAATADVMQLMQVLTPLVSVSRYGNVRKTDAALVAGIVTEMITRICISLPGACTGIADDAAQQLLNLFLEMNNAINILQQGDSTQQWQQTLQRIAGSYSSSPVLAGYSTRLLADYKLLEGEELVKAFYSAVSPSLSPGLAAAWLEGFLKGSGTLLLVDATLWQVVNNWVQQLNEEAFVQVLPLLRRTFSGFTAPERRKLGEKVKQGDAGVTARQGPQLIHEQRAAQGLPVIGQLLGYTQ; encoded by the coding sequence ATGGTTCATGTATTAGGAATACGACACCACGGCCCCGGTAGCGCCAGCAATGTAAAAGCATTCCTGGAAGCTACGAAGCCCGATATAGTGTTGGTAGAAGGTCCGCCCGAAGCCGATGACATACTCAGCTGGGTGGGTAACGAAGCGTTTCAGCCACCGGTAGCCATATTGGTATATCAAAGCGATAACCTGCAACGGTCGGTGTTCTATCCCTTTGCTACGTTCTCGCCCGAATGGCAGGCCATACAATATGCACGGCAAAACAATATCCCCGTCAGGTTTATGGATATGCCGGTGTACCATGTGTTTGCCTTGCAGCAACAGGTAGAAGATAAAGCAAAACTGGTAGGAGCAGAACCGCCATTGGATGCGGTACCAGGCGCCCGACCCGATCCGGCGGATGTACAGGCGCTACAGCCACAACCCGAAGGGGGCGTGTCGCCTGTACAGGCCAATGAACCTGTTACGGTGAATGAACAGGCGCCAGCTGCTGCACCCATACCGGCAGTGGCCGAAACCCCGGAAGAAGCCCTGATGGCCCTGCATCCTTTGATGGAACTCAGTGCAGTGGCCGGTTACAATAACTCCGATCGCTGGTGGGAGCATATGTTTGAATACCGCACCAATAACGAGCAGGTATTTGAAGCTGTAAGCGAAGCCATGCACGCCGCACGCGAAGCAGCACCGCCCGAACGTGATACCAACGAGCTTTTGCGCGAAGCCTGGATGCGCAAGATCATCCGTCAGGCGCAAAAAGAAATGTATACAGAGGTGGCAGTGATATGTGGCGCCTGGCACGTGCCTGCGTTAACCAGCATGCCTGCTGCCAAAGAAGATAATGAATTACTCAAAGGCCTGCCTAAAGTAAAAACAGAATGCACCTGGATTCCGTGGACCTACAGCCGCCTGAGCTACTACAGTGGTTATGGGGCGGGTATTGAAAGCCCCGGCTGGTACCAGCATATCTGGCAATACCCCCACGATGATGGCAGCCGCTGGATGGCCAAAGTGGCGCAGCTGTTTCGTCAAAAGCAGATGGATACTTCGGTAGCGCATATCATCGAATCGGTGCGCCTGGCACAAAGCCTGGCCGCCCTGCGCGAATTACCCAGGCCCGGACTGGAAGAGCTGAACGAAGCCACGTTAAGTGTCGTATGCAATGGCGATGCCATGCTGATGCAGCTGATACACGACGAGCTGATTGTAAGCAATGTGCTGGGCGCTGTGCCTGCTGCTATTCCCAAACCACCTTTGCAGGCGGATATAGAAAAATGGCAGAAGAAACTACGCCTGCCCGCCGGGGCCGACTGGAAAGACTATACGCTCGACCTGCGTAAAGAAAACGACCTGGAGCGGAGCATATTCCTGCATCGCCTGCAGGTGCTGGATATTCAGTGGGGCAAGCGTTCCGAAGTCAGTGGCAAGGGTACGTTTAAAGAACAATGGCGTTTGCAATGGAACCCTTCTTTTGCCATTGAAATTATTGATAAAGGGGTATGGGGCAACACAGTAGAAGCGGCCGCAGCTGCCTACGTGCAGCACCTGGCGGCCGATGCCGGCTCTTTGCGGGAGTTGTGTAACCTGCTGGAAGATGCCCTGCCGGCAGAATTGCCACAGGCCGTAGAAAAGCTCATACACCGGGTAAGCAATCTTTCTGCGGCCACAGCCGATGTCATGCAGCTGATGCAGGTGCTAACACCACTGGTATCGGTAAGTCGCTATGGCAACGTACGCAAAACAGATGCGGCATTGGTAGCCGGTATTGTTACCGAAATGATCACGCGTATCTGCATCAGCTTACCCGGCGCCTGCACCGGCATTGCCGATGATGCAGCACAGCAGTTGCTGAACCTGTTCCTTGAAATGAACAATGCCATCAACATCCTGCAGCAGGGCGATAGCACACAGCAATGGCAGCAAACCTTACAACGCATTGCCGGCAGCTATAGCAGCAGCCCGGTACTGGCCGGTTACAGCACGCGCCTGCTGGCCGATTACAAACTACTCGAAGGGGAGGAACTGGTAAAAGCTTTTTACAGCGCTGTGTCTCCGTCGTTATCACCCGGTTTAGCGGCCGCCTGGCTCGAAGGCTTTTTAAAAGGCAGCGGCACCTTGTTGCTGGTAGATGCCACTTTATGGCAGGTGGTTAACAACTGGGTACAGCAGCTCAACGAAGAAGCTTTTGTACAGGTGCTGCCCTTATTGCGCCGCACCTTTTCGGGCTTCACAGCCCCGGAAAGAAGAAAGCTGGGCGAAAAGGTAAAACAGGGCGATGCAGGCGTTACGGCCAGGCAAGGTCCGCAGTTGATTCACGAACAACGCGCTGCACAAGGGCTGCCGGTAATAGGGCAGTTATTGGGCTATACGCAGTAA
- a CDS encoding ATP-binding protein: protein MSQVLRGHAEDLYALELEELKKQDSGKLPANWTLSPQSVVTYLVGGKLKNGFEVTPKYIGNRRLMEIAVATLTTDRALLLYGLPGTAKSWVSEHLAAAISGNSGLIIQGTAGTSEESIRYGWNYARLLAEGPSEKALVETPVMRAMKEGKIVRIEELTRIGADVQDTLITILSEKSLPVPELNIEVQAVRGFNVIATANNRDKGVNDLSSALKRRFNTVILPVPDNIDEEIDIVRRRVESFEKVMEVPAEKPALQEIRRIVTIFRELRSGLTLDGKTKIKSPSGTLSTAEAISVVNNGMAMAGYFGDGRLTAEDLAAGITGAIIKDPVQDQVIWQEYLETVVKTREDWKDIYRACKQ, encoded by the coding sequence ATGTCACAGGTACTACGTGGTCACGCAGAAGACTTATACGCATTGGAACTGGAAGAACTGAAAAAGCAGGATAGTGGCAAACTGCCCGCTAACTGGACATTATCACCGCAATCGGTGGTTACCTACCTGGTAGGCGGTAAGCTTAAAAATGGTTTTGAAGTAACGCCTAAATACATCGGCAACCGCCGTTTAATGGAAATAGCCGTGGCTACGCTTACTACCGACAGGGCCCTGCTGCTGTACGGTTTGCCCGGTACTGCCAAAAGCTGGGTAAGCGAACACCTGGCTGCTGCCATCAGTGGTAACAGCGGCCTGATTATACAAGGCACCGCCGGCACCAGCGAAGAATCTATCCGCTATGGATGGAACTACGCCCGTTTATTAGCCGAAGGTCCCAGCGAAAAAGCATTGGTAGAAACACCGGTAATGCGCGCCATGAAAGAAGGGAAAATTGTACGTATTGAAGAGCTCACCCGTATTGGTGCCGATGTGCAGGATACACTCATTACCATCCTCTCCGAAAAATCATTACCGGTTCCCGAACTCAATATAGAAGTGCAGGCCGTGCGCGGCTTTAATGTCATTGCCACTGCCAACAACCGCGATAAAGGAGTGAACGATTTGTCCAGCGCCTTGAAGCGCCGTTTCAACACGGTGATATTACCGGTGCCGGATAATATTGACGAAGAAATTGATATTGTACGCCGCCGCGTAGAAAGCTTTGAAAAAGTAATGGAAGTGCCGGCCGAAAAACCAGCCCTGCAAGAGATACGCCGTATTGTTACCATCTTCCGCGAACTGCGTAGTGGCCTTACACTGGATGGTAAAACCAAAATAAAATCACCGTCCGGTACTTTAAGCACTGCCGAAGCTATCTCTGTAGTCAACAACGGTATGGCTATGGCCGGTTACTTTGGCGATGGACGTTTAACAGCCGAAGACCTGGCAGCAGGTATTACCGGCGCTATTATCAAAGACCCGGTGCAAGACCAGGTGATATGGCAGGAATACCTGGAAACCGTAGTGAAAACAAGGGAAGATTGGAAGGATATTTACAGGGCTTGTAAGCAGTAA
- a CDS encoding DUF5691 domain-containing protein, with translation MEFWNQVIQTAMLGTGKQTLTGAQLPAALAKPVEVITANTAIDKEEQFLQLAAMALNYRQSGYMPLQTQEATITIAAAEEKPYCSNAAAVVLKALLEEDNTELLLLWLQSCVQAGQLVPPSLLPALLQQATQHKALRGVLENCMGKRGQWLCGFNTNWHISVAESEEERWQTGTPEQRFRALQQVRSTQPDVAREWLQQTWPQESAATRAELLKALYANLGAADIEWLQSLITDKSKKVKEEAWKMLTRIPQSPIVQQYQQVLQRAVTLGIGKALLGLSSKPLLQVQPPVAVPAVLLESGIAGKTAFTEYTNEEYIIYQLIETVPPDTFTQWWQVTEDKVLEYFQKGDNTSRFIPALATATRRFRSKEWAMAFTRQVPEFYKDFIHLLPAAQQEAYCYKHFQGNEEAVLEVLLQAHETWSVAIAKEICAYTARHTYQYNRSFYSKHIRLLPMALATELEACTPSDVYQRNVWGNTSEHIRHLLQLKQKTTQSF, from the coding sequence ATGGAATTCTGGAACCAGGTAATACAAACCGCTATGTTGGGCACCGGTAAGCAAACCCTTACAGGGGCGCAGTTACCGGCTGCATTGGCTAAACCGGTGGAAGTGATCACTGCCAATACAGCCATCGATAAAGAAGAACAGTTTTTACAACTGGCCGCTATGGCATTAAACTATCGCCAGAGTGGTTATATGCCGCTGCAAACACAGGAAGCAACTATTACCATAGCCGCCGCAGAAGAAAAGCCCTATTGCAGCAACGCCGCTGCGGTGGTGTTGAAAGCGCTGCTGGAAGAAGATAATACCGAGCTGCTGCTGCTATGGCTGCAAAGCTGTGTACAGGCCGGTCAGCTGGTGCCGCCTTCGTTATTGCCGGCCTTACTGCAACAGGCTACGCAACATAAAGCGTTGCGGGGCGTGCTGGAAAACTGCATGGGCAAACGCGGTCAATGGTTGTGCGGCTTTAACACCAACTGGCATATAAGCGTTGCCGAATCGGAAGAAGAACGCTGGCAAACCGGCACACCCGAACAACGTTTCCGGGCTTTGCAACAGGTGCGTAGCACGCAGCCCGATGTGGCCCGCGAATGGCTGCAACAAACCTGGCCGCAGGAAAGCGCCGCCACCCGTGCCGAATTGCTCAAAGCGTTATATGCCAACCTCGGTGCAGCCGATATCGAATGGTTACAAAGCCTCATCACCGATAAAAGCAAAAAGGTAAAAGAAGAAGCCTGGAAAATGCTTACCCGCATTCCGCAATCGCCCATTGTACAGCAATACCAGCAGGTGTTGCAACGGGCGGTTACCCTGGGCATAGGAAAGGCGTTATTAGGACTGTCGTCCAAACCCCTGCTGCAGGTGCAGCCACCGGTAGCCGTGCCGGCTGTGTTGCTGGAGTCGGGCATTGCCGGTAAAACCGCTTTCACCGAGTATACCAACGAAGAATATATTATTTATCAATTGATAGAAACCGTGCCGCCCGATACGTTTACGCAATGGTGGCAGGTAACAGAAGATAAGGTGCTGGAATATTTTCAAAAAGGCGACAACACCAGCCGCTTTATTCCTGCGCTGGCCACGGCCACCCGCCGTTTCCGTAGTAAGGAATGGGCTATGGCTTTTACCCGCCAGGTACCGGAGTTTTATAAAGATTTTATTCACCTGTTACCCGCCGCGCAGCAGGAAGCCTATTGCTACAAGCATTTCCAGGGCAATGAAGAAGCCGTGCTGGAGGTGTTGCTGCAGGCGCACGAAACATGGAGTGTGGCCATTGCCAAAGAAATATGTGCTTACACGGCCAGGCACACCTATCAATACAACCGCAGCTTTTACAGCAAGCATATCCGTTTGTTGCCCATGGCACTGGCTACCGAACTGGAAGCCTGTACGCCGTCCGATGTGTATCAGCGCAACGTATGGGGCAACACCAGCGAGCATATACGCCACCTGCTGCAACTCAAACAAAAAACTACCCAATCATTTTAA
- a CDS encoding SWIM zinc finger family protein, whose protein sequence is MPLLPAPNSSLQAKTLLKARATVNKSFRHTQLPHLCIPGFLYRQLREETLIFIPKLISLQLTEEQALALAPDESSRKAGKDLSNPAKWVTRGANEQALWGECQGSGSKPYQTQVDIAGMAFKCSCPSRKFPCKHGIGLLLQYARNADSFTVGDAPTWVSEWLDKRQQRDEKKADKKDKPVDEAAQAKRQQAREQSVEDGMAELLLWIKDIIRNGIIGIPEKDTTFFTNMQRRMVDAKAPGLANLIQSACDVNFYKEGWQNEWMNLLLQMYLVIAGFTNRQQLSPALQEDVRSWIGFTQSQEELKQQTGINDTWLLLGKQTTEEDNITVERNWLYGTTTGHYALVLQFSVMGQGFTYNLLPGALLQAGLVYYPSAWPLRAVIKTQATAKGAPKVQPIAGWQQVAEAAAAGYSAMPLATERPFIVQQLTPVPYQGRWWLADATQHLVPLKEDFAGLYALLSVSGGQPLDMAVLGKENEYVPLGVFSQGQYWLL, encoded by the coding sequence ATGCCCTTACTTCCCGCTCCCAACTCCTCACTCCAGGCAAAAACACTACTAAAAGCACGTGCAACTGTAAATAAGTCATTCAGGCATACCCAATTACCACATTTGTGCATACCTGGCTTTCTCTACCGGCAACTGCGGGAGGAAACGCTTATCTTCATTCCCAAATTAATATCCTTGCAACTGACCGAAGAACAAGCGCTGGCCCTTGCACCCGACGAATCGTCGCGCAAGGCTGGTAAAGACCTCAGTAATCCCGCCAAATGGGTTACCCGGGGCGCGAACGAACAGGCGCTGTGGGGCGAATGCCAGGGCAGCGGCAGCAAACCTTATCAAACCCAGGTAGATATAGCGGGCATGGCTTTTAAGTGCAGTTGCCCCAGCCGCAAATTTCCTTGTAAACATGGTATCGGGTTGTTATTGCAGTATGCACGTAACGCAGATAGCTTTACCGTAGGCGATGCGCCCACCTGGGTAAGCGAATGGCTGGACAAACGCCAGCAGCGCGATGAAAAAAAGGCCGACAAAAAAGACAAACCGGTAGATGAAGCCGCACAGGCCAAACGCCAGCAGGCGCGTGAGCAAAGTGTGGAAGATGGTATGGCCGAACTGTTGTTGTGGATCAAGGATATCATTCGCAATGGTATCATTGGCATTCCCGAAAAAGACACTACCTTCTTTACCAACATGCAGCGCCGCATGGTAGATGCCAAAGCGCCGGGATTGGCCAACCTTATTCAAAGCGCCTGCGATGTCAATTTTTATAAAGAAGGCTGGCAGAACGAGTGGATGAACCTGTTGCTGCAAATGTACCTGGTAATAGCCGGCTTTACCAACAGGCAACAACTGTCACCCGCCTTGCAGGAAGATGTACGCAGCTGGATAGGCTTTACACAAAGCCAGGAAGAACTCAAACAACAAACCGGCATCAACGATACCTGGCTGCTGCTGGGTAAACAAACCACCGAAGAGGATAATATCACCGTAGAACGTAACTGGCTATACGGCACCACCACTGGCCACTATGCGCTGGTGTTGCAGTTTAGTGTAATGGGGCAGGGCTTTACCTATAACCTGCTGCCAGGTGCGCTGCTGCAGGCCGGGCTGGTGTATTATCCCTCTGCATGGCCCTTACGCGCGGTGATCAAAACCCAGGCTACTGCCAAAGGCGCCCCCAAGGTGCAGCCTATAGCCGGCTGGCAACAGGTGGCCGAAGCGGCAGCCGCAGGCTATAGCGCCATGCCGTTAGCTACCGAACGGCCTTTTATTGTACAGCAACTTACTCCCGTGCCTTACCAGGGACGTTGGTGGCTGGCAGATGCTACGCAACACCTGGTGCCGTTGAAAGAAGACTTTGCCGGGTTGTATGCCCTGCTGTCGGTCAGTGGCGGGCAGCCATTAGATATGGCCGTGCTGGGCAAAGAAAATGAATATGTGCCTTTAGGGGTGTTTAGTCAGGGACAATATTGGTTACTATAA
- a CDS encoding bestrophin family protein, whose translation MIHQKKQHWFAMLFVWKGSVLPQLLPRLLLLLVFSVAVVYVRGTFGAYKIPLNPAPFTLFGLALALFLGFRNSASYDRFWEGRKLWGALLNDTRSLARQATTLCRYETGAKQQALFIRYLVAFTYALKHQLRHTDARADLERLLPADTARRMMAAQYKPIMLLKEMGLWIDQAKAERRTDSILQSAMETNLNKLSDIVGGCERLANTLIPYTYKVLLHRTVYVYCFLLPFAFVDSLGWMTPIVVVFIAYTFTAWEAIADEIEEPFGTEPNDLALDGMCKMIENTLLELNGEPLANKLSQEYIQL comes from the coding sequence ATGATTCATCAGAAGAAGCAACATTGGTTTGCGATGCTGTTTGTTTGGAAAGGCTCCGTACTACCACAACTGCTGCCCCGTTTGTTATTATTGCTGGTATTTTCGGTAGCAGTAGTGTATGTAAGGGGCACTTTTGGAGCATACAAAATTCCCTTAAACCCCGCCCCTTTTACCCTGTTTGGTTTGGCGCTTGCCCTGTTTTTAGGATTCCGGAACAGCGCCAGCTACGACCGTTTCTGGGAAGGCCGTAAGTTATGGGGCGCTTTGCTGAACGATACCCGTTCGCTGGCACGGCAGGCCACTACCCTTTGCCGTTACGAAACCGGCGCTAAACAGCAGGCCCTGTTTATCCGCTACCTGGTGGCTTTTACCTATGCACTGAAGCATCAGCTGCGGCACACCGATGCCCGTGCCGACCTGGAACGTTTATTACCCGCCGATACTGCCCGCCGTATGATGGCCGCACAATACAAACCTATTATGCTGCTGAAAGAGATGGGCTTATGGATTGACCAGGCCAAAGCAGAAAGGCGCACCGACTCTATTTTACAGAGCGCCATGGAAACCAACCTCAACAAACTCAGTGATATAGTGGGCGGCTGTGAGCGGCTGGCCAACACCTTAATACCTTATACCTATAAAGTGTTATTGCATCGTACGGTATATGTATATTGTTTTTTGCTGCCCTTTGCGTTTGTAGACAGCCTGGGCTGGATGACGCCCATAGTGGTGGTGTTTATTGCCTACACTTTTACTGCCTGGGAAGCCATTGCCGATGAAATTGAAGAACCCTTTGGCACCGAGCCGAACGACCTGGCACTGGATGGCATGTGTAAGATGATAGAGAACACACTGCTTGAATTGAATGGCGAACCTTTGGCCAATAAGCTGTCGCAGGAATATATACAGCTATAG
- a CDS encoding alkaline phosphatase: protein MKKILFLSLALRAWGALAQPAAYTTANLHSHNDYEQPIPFYAAYHAGFGSIEADIFLHNGQLLVAHTDKELSAGRTLEKLYLQPLQALGSKVHPVQMMIDIKTDSVQTLNKLVEVLQQYPSLIQNKDITWVISGNRPAVSAYNNYPSFISFDGELHKTYPAEVLPKIAMLSGPLQAVTKWNGKGVLEEMDKNKVQQLIDKGHQLHKTVRFWAAPDVVNAWYQLMHLGVDFINTDNIEGAASFLQHLPASSYTATQQHAAYTPAFTTDGSHKKAKNIILIIGDGTGLAQWYTGYTANKGQLSVFNIRNTGLSKTSSHDSYITDSAPGSTAFASGVKTNNRFVGVDHTGQALTLLPAIISRKKMLTGIVTSGDITDATPADFYAHRNERENSNGILQDLATAPVQLLMGAGNKQLAANAANLQQHGYHITRSLDSLPAQTSQRYIVADSIAGLSILKGRGNWLSNAFDKATTLLKQQNNGYLLVLEGAQVDYGGHANHIGYIAEEVMDLDKVITKALQLADADKETLVIITADHETGGLSLLDGDISKGYISGHFSTNDHTAIPVPVYAYGPQSQLFTGVYENTEVFRKILQSLGF, encoded by the coding sequence ATGAAAAAAATACTCTTCTTATCACTGGCACTCCGTGCATGGGGTGCTTTGGCACAACCCGCAGCGTATACCACTGCCAATCTCCATTCGCATAACGATTACGAGCAGCCCATTCCTTTCTATGCGGCGTATCATGCCGGTTTTGGTTCTATCGAAGCCGACATCTTCCTGCACAACGGCCAGCTGCTGGTAGCCCATACCGATAAGGAGTTGTCTGCCGGGCGTACGCTGGAAAAGCTATACCTGCAACCTTTGCAGGCCCTGGGCAGCAAAGTGCATCCGGTGCAGATGATGATTGATATTAAAACCGATTCGGTACAAACGCTCAATAAGCTGGTAGAAGTATTGCAGCAATATCCTTCGTTGATACAAAACAAGGATATCACCTGGGTTATCAGCGGCAACCGCCCGGCCGTCTCCGCTTATAACAATTACCCGTCTTTCATCAGCTTCGATGGCGAACTGCATAAAACGTATCCGGCCGAAGTATTACCTAAAATAGCCATGCTCAGCGGCCCCTTGCAGGCGGTTACCAAATGGAATGGCAAAGGTGTGCTGGAAGAGATGGATAAAAACAAAGTACAGCAACTCATTGATAAAGGCCACCAGCTGCATAAAACCGTACGTTTCTGGGCTGCACCCGATGTGGTAAACGCCTGGTATCAGCTCATGCACCTGGGGGTAGATTTTATCAATACCGATAATATTGAAGGCGCTGCTTCCTTTTTGCAACACCTGCCTGCCAGCAGCTACACAGCCACGCAACAGCATGCAGCGTATACGCCTGCCTTCACTACCGATGGCAGCCATAAAAAAGCAAAGAACATCATTCTCATCATTGGCGATGGCACCGGCCTGGCACAATGGTACACCGGCTACACGGCCAATAAAGGACAACTGAGCGTGTTTAATATCCGCAACACCGGTTTGTCTAAAACTTCTTCGCACGATTCTTATATCACCGATTCTGCACCCGGCTCCACCGCCTTTGCATCCGGTGTAAAAACCAATAACCGTTTTGTAGGGGTCGATCATACCGGGCAGGCTTTAACACTGCTGCCTGCTATTATCAGCCGCAAAAAAATGCTTACCGGCATTGTTACCTCCGGTGATATTACCGATGCCACACCGGCCGATTTTTACGCGCACCGCAACGAGCGCGAAAATTCCAACGGTATTTTGCAGGATCTGGCTACGGCTCCTGTGCAGTTGTTAATGGGCGCGGGTAATAAGCAACTGGCCGCTAACGCTGCCAACCTGCAACAGCATGGTTATCATATTACACGCTCACTGGATAGCCTGCCTGCACAAACTTCGCAACGTTACATCGTGGCCGATAGCATAGCCGGTTTGTCTATCTTAAAAGGCAGGGGCAACTGGTTAAGCAATGCTTTTGACAAAGCCACCACATTATTAAAGCAACAGAACAATGGCTACCTGCTGGTGCTGGAAGGCGCACAGGTCGATTATGGTGGCCATGCCAATCATATTGGGTATATAGCGGAAGAAGTGATGGATCTGGATAAGGTCATCACCAAAGCCCTGCAACTGGCCGATGCCGATAAAGAAACCTTGGTGATTATCACGGCCGATCACGAAACCGGCGGCCTGTCGCTACTGGATGGGGATATCAGCAAAGGCTATATCAGCGGCCATTTTTCTACCAACGATCACACCGCTATCCCGGTGCCGGTATACGCCTACGGTCCACAGTCGCAACTGTTCACCGGCGTATACGAAAACACGGAAGTATTCCGTAAAATCCTCCAGTCTCTTGGTTTTTAA
- a CDS encoding RagB/SusD family nutrient uptake outer membrane protein, whose amino-acid sequence MKIYFKSIGTALCSLAIVAGLQSCNKQLNITQEGTPSAVGFWTKESDADAGVNSMYEYFDDENFYGRGFWWFINACDDMVTGRVKAEGDNIKNFNATFIGGGYTETQWSMRYKTIKRANEVINNVPGIAMSDAKKSRMLGEAYFLSGLMYFQLAANYGNAQSGVPIANRANPSDLEVIPCAANVNENYHYLINDLKKAAALLPYFDSYTTDMYGRAHKTAAWAFIAKSYLYMKQYDSAAMYCDSVILSGKHQLLTNFEEVFTTANNWSKEYIWSAYSTPSGKNGWGSILPGVMMENKGWGKYNGWGYYMPTQELYNEYESGDKRREATILKPGDTLQFFGETITYKSDNSLSGYQFNKYSEPFRYANPVGVYLSPNGDHPTTSLCLPLLRYAEIILIKAEAKIMMGQNADAELNMLRKRAWKSADENGYPKVSGATMVNLKHERRVELAGEWADRHRDLVRWGDAKEAYAKPLHGYSGKEVWPARSFDPATQGIWPIPQTAIDNSEGVIKQRSGW is encoded by the coding sequence ATGAAAATTTATTTTAAATCAATAGGTACGGCATTGTGCAGTCTGGCAATCGTAGCAGGGTTGCAAAGCTGTAATAAACAGCTGAACATTACCCAGGAAGGAACACCCTCTGCAGTGGGCTTCTGGACCAAAGAAAGTGATGCCGATGCAGGCGTGAATTCCATGTATGAATATTTTGACGATGAAAATTTTTATGGCAGGGGTTTCTGGTGGTTTATCAATGCCTGCGATGATATGGTTACCGGCCGTGTAAAAGCCGAAGGGGACAATATCAAAAACTTCAACGCTACTTTCATTGGCGGTGGCTATACCGAAACGCAGTGGAGCATGCGCTACAAAACCATTAAAAGGGCCAACGAGGTCATTAATAATGTGCCGGGTATTGCTATGAGCGATGCGAAGAAAAGCCGCATGCTGGGCGAAGCTTATTTCTTAAGCGGCCTGATGTATTTTCAGCTGGCAGCCAACTATGGCAATGCACAATCGGGCGTGCCCATCGCCAACCGTGCCAATCCGTCCGATCTGGAAGTGATTCCCTGTGCGGCCAATGTCAACGAAAACTATCATTACCTCATTAATGATCTCAAAAAAGCTGCGGCTTTATTGCCTTACTTCGATAGCTATACTACCGATATGTATGGCCGTGCGCACAAAACTGCCGCCTGGGCTTTTATAGCCAAATCCTACCTGTACATGAAGCAGTACGATAGTGCGGCCATGTATTGCGATTCTGTGATCCTCAGCGGTAAACACCAGCTGCTCACTAATTTTGAAGAGGTGTTCACTACCGCCAACAACTGGAGCAAAGAATATATCTGGAGCGCCTACAGCACGCCTTCGGGCAAAAATGGCTGGGGTAGCATTCTGCCAGGAGTAATGATGGAAAACAAAGGCTGGGGCAAATACAATGGCTGGGGCTATTATATGCCTACGCAGGAATTGTATAATGAATATGAAAGTGGCGACAAAAGAAGAGAAGCTACTATCCTGAAACCAGGCGACACCCTGCAATTCTTTGGCGAAACCATTACGTATAAGTCAGATAACAGCTTAAGCGGTTACCAGTTTAACAAGTATTCCGAGCCTTTCCGTTATGCCAACCCGGTGGGGGTGTATTTAAGTCCTAACGGCGATCATCCTACTACTTCCTTGTGTTTACCCTTGTTACGGTATGCCGAGATTATTTTAATCAAAGCAGAAGCAAAGATCATGATGGGACAAAATGCCGATGCCGAGTTAAACATGCTGCGTAAAAGAGCCTGGAAAAGCGCGGATGAAAACGGTTATCCTAAAGTATCCGGCGCTACCATGGTAAACCTGAAGCACGAAAGAAGGGTGGAACTGGCAGGAGAGTGGGCCGATCGTCACCGCGACCTGGTACGCTGGGGCGATGCCAAAGAGGCCTATGCCAAACCTTTGCATGGCTATAGTGGCAAAGAAGTATGGCCGGCCAGAAGTTTCGATCCGGCTACACAGGGCATATGGCCTATTCCACAAACCGCTATTGACAATAGCGAAGGCGTTATTAAGCAGCGTAGTGGCTGGTAA